From Helicobacter anatolicus, the proteins below share one genomic window:
- the dnaN gene encoding DNA polymerase III subunit beta, translated as MKFSIEKSKFEIILNNLQPFLDKKDSSQITSHIYLETHDNTLILKATDYEIGLETQINIKKEIDGNATVSGKRILDSIKRLKDKEISIETDGQNLYIKQEETSFELPMFDANEFPKNIQETIQNKINFDTSSFIQFLKKITPAIDSTNQKPELTGALLDLKDYTFNFVGTDTRRLAIVKQKIQSLEKLNIIIPKKAISEILKLFSDEIEIFYNEYQLIIKNQYYTFFTKLINGNFPDYEKIIAKDFRIQTKLPKQNFLEAIKITNSISQKIKITFRNNEILFETIQTDNSGKAKTQFEYQTNFEEEMNLCVDSRYIVDFLSQIENTEFELCINEAKNPFVLKDGDFSTLILPIQN; from the coding sequence ATGAAATTCAGCATCGAAAAAAGTAAATTTGAAATTATTCTTAATAATCTTCAACCCTTTTTAGATAAAAAGGATTCTTCACAAATTACATCTCATATCTATTTAGAAACTCATGACAATACTTTAATTCTTAAAGCAACAGATTATGAAATAGGGCTTGAAACTCAAATTAATATTAAAAAAGAAATCGATGGAAATGCAACAGTAAGTGGTAAAAGAATTTTAGATTCCATTAAAAGATTGAAAGATAAAGAAATTTCTATTGAAACAGATGGACAAAACCTTTATATAAAACAAGAAGAAACAAGTTTTGAACTTCCCATGTTTGATGCAAATGAATTTCCTAAAAATATTCAAGAAACAATACAAAATAAAATTAACTTTGATACTTCTAGTTTTATACAATTTCTCAAAAAAATTACTCCAGCAATTGATTCTACTAATCAAAAACCAGAATTAACAGGTGCTTTACTTGATTTAAAAGATTATACTTTTAACTTTGTAGGTACAGATACAAGAAGATTAGCAATAGTAAAACAGAAAATCCAATCTCTTGAAAAACTTAATATTATTATTCCCAAAAAAGCTATCAGTGAAATTTTAAAACTCTTTTCAGATGAAATTGAAATTTTTTATAATGAATATCAACTTATTATTAAAAATCAATATTACACTTTTTTTACAAAACTTATTAATGGAAATTTTCCAGATTATGAAAAAATTATTGCAAAAGATTTTAGAATCCAAACAAAACTCCCTAAACAAAATTTTCTTGAAGCTATTAAAATTACCAACTCAATTTCACAAAAAATTAAAATTACTTTTAGAAATAATGAAATTTTATTTGAAACAATTCAAACAGATAATTCTGGAAAAGCAAAAACTCAATTTGAATACCAAACTAATTTTGAAGAAGAAATGAATCTTTGTGTAGATTCTCGATATATTGTTGATTTTCTTTCTCAGATTGAAAATACAGAATTTGAACTTTGCATTAATGAAGCAAAAAATCCATTTGTCTTAAAAGATGGGGATTTCTCAACATTAATTTTACCAATCCAAAACTAA
- the dnaA gene encoding chromosomal replication initiator protein DnaA — MSQKISQQDLREIFKKEFGYEAYNHLFSNMEYIVKSNSNDILLIIVPNIYIEQWIKTQYNKKILEIFEKYFKTQPEIHINKEIKKTNVKSFKQNIQKTQNSLNPSYTFETFIQGDSNKFAYEIAKQVCEKQSERYNPVLFYGGTGLGKTHLLNAIGNKVIEKDKIVIYITAEQFLNDYISKIQSNNMESFREKYRNCDYLLIDDVQFFGGKQQIQDEFFHTFNELHTKKKQIIMTADKSLKQITGLAERLKSRFEWGITADIQPPGLETKIEIIKQKCVINHIELSKDIIEYLASNVGENIRQIEGITLKLNALSFFGQSITLTTVENAIKDIQKEPKKNPSIDDIIKAVARKFNIKPSEISSKSKVKSIAKARKIVIFITRQMIPNSMTMIAQSLNMKDHSAVSKAISSINKEIKENPTLQSEIDEIKNKL, encoded by the coding sequence ATGTCACAAAAAATTTCCCAACAAGACCTCCGTGAAATCTTTAAAAAGGAATTTGGATACGAGGCTTATAATCATCTTTTTTCTAATATGGAATACATAGTAAAATCCAATAGCAACGATATTTTACTAATTATTGTCCCAAATATTTATATTGAACAATGGATTAAAACACAATATAATAAAAAAATCCTTGAAATCTTTGAAAAATATTTCAAAACTCAACCTGAAATTCACATTAATAAAGAAATAAAAAAAACAAATGTGAAAAGTTTTAAACAAAATATACAAAAAACACAAAATTCTCTAAACCCTTCTTATACCTTTGAAACCTTTATCCAAGGAGATTCCAATAAATTTGCTTACGAAATTGCAAAACAAGTCTGTGAAAAACAAAGTGAACGATATAATCCTGTATTATTCTATGGTGGTACAGGATTAGGTAAAACACATCTTCTTAATGCTATCGGAAATAAAGTTATTGAAAAAGATAAAATTGTTATTTATATCACTGCTGAGCAATTTTTAAATGACTATATTTCTAAAATTCAAAGCAATAATATGGAAAGTTTTCGTGAAAAATATAGAAATTGTGATTATCTTTTAATTGATGATGTACAATTTTTTGGTGGAAAACAACAAATTCAAGATGAATTTTTTCATACTTTTAATGAATTACACACCAAAAAAAAACAAATTATTATGACTGCTGATAAAAGCCTTAAGCAAATTACTGGTCTTGCTGAGCGTCTAAAATCCCGATTTGAATGGGGAATTACTGCAGATATTCAACCTCCTGGTTTAGAAACAAAAATAGAGATTATAAAACAAAAATGTGTGATTAATCATATTGAACTTAGTAAAGATATTATAGAATATCTAGCTTCTAATGTCGGAGAAAATATCCGACAAATTGAAGGAATTACACTTAAATTAAATGCATTATCTTTTTTTGGACAATCTATTACGCTAACTACAGTAGAAAATGCTATCAAAGACATACAAAAAGAACCTAAAAAAAATCCAAGCATTGATGATATTATCAAAGCAGTAGCAAGAAAATTTAATATTAAACCTAGTGAAATTTCTTCTAAAAGTAAAGTAAAAAGCATAGCAAAGGCAAGAAAAATAGTAATTTTTATTACAAGACAAATGATACCAAATTCTATGACAATGATTGCTCAATCCTTAAATATGAAAGATCACAGTGCAGTAAGTAAAGCAATTTCTTCAATCAATAAGGAAATTAAGGAAAATCCAACACTTCAATCTGAAATCGATGAAATTAAAAACAAGCTATAA
- the ruvC gene encoding crossover junction endodeoxyribonuclease RuvC: MNILGIDPGSRNCGYAIIKKDKTKLFLLEAGFIKIKERKLQYQITEFIEGIDLVLKNYHIDEVAIEDIFYAYNPKTVIKLAQFRGALSLKILQDFGNFAEYTPLQVKKALTGNGKADKNQVAFMVKRILNLKGEIKPLDITDAIAVAITHSQRL; this comes from the coding sequence ATGAATATCTTAGGTATTGATCCAGGGAGTAGAAATTGTGGATATGCAATCATAAAAAAAGATAAAACAAAATTATTTTTATTAGAAGCAGGATTTATTAAAATCAAAGAAAGAAAATTACAATATCAGATTACAGAATTTATTGAGGGGATTGATTTAGTTTTAAAAAATTATCACATTGATGAAGTAGCGATTGAAGATATTTTTTATGCTTATAATCCAAAAACAGTCATCAAACTAGCTCAATTTAGGGGAGCATTAAGTCTAAAAATTTTACAAGATTTTGGAAATTTTGCAGAATATACACCTTTGCAAGTTAAAAAAGCATTAACTGGTAATGGCAAGGCAGATAAAAATCAAGTTGCTTTTATGGTAAAAAGGATTTTAAATCTTAAAGGTGAAATTAAGCCTTTAGATATTACAGATGCTATTGCTGTGGCAATCACTCATTCTCAACGTCTCTGA